The following DNA comes from Mycolicibacterium lutetiense.
CCATGAAGTCGTGGGCGAACGCGCCGAGGGCGACGTAGAGGGCATACCAGGCCAGGAAGAATGCGGTCATCGGAAAGACGAAGCGGCGCAGGCGGGTACGCAACTCCTGGAACTCGGGGCTGGCCTGCATGGCGAGGAACTGCTCCCCGGTGGGGGCGACCCTCTCGGGAAGATCGGTTTCGGACACCCGAGGACTCCTGACAGTTGACTGTGCGATAGCGGAGAACCTAATTGAGCGCCGGGTCACATGCGACGGGTATCGCGACTGCAACCTCGCCGGACATCGTGCGGCCTACCGTAGATGGCGGTGCGGCGAAACCGCAGCCAGCTCAACCTATTGAACCGGGCAGGCGTACTTTCTGGCCACGTCGTACACCCGCTGCTCGGAGCCGGGTCCGAAAACGCCTTGTGCAGCCAGTTCCAATCCGATGTAGCCCGGGACGCCGCCCATACACGCCTGATGAGCGACGCGCCACGCGGTGTCGGGATTCAAGTGGAATCCGTTGCGCTCCAGGCCCTGCATGTATTCGTCGAACGCCGGCGTGCCCTGGTCGGGGATGGCGTTGGCCGTGGCGGCCAAGGCGAGTGCGGTAACCACCGCTACAAAAAGAGGCGCAATCACACGTCTCATGTCCAACTCCTATGGGCATATTCACCGGTTAACGCGTATACATTCGCACACTCCACCGACACCGGCGTCAAAAACGTGTCTGGTCCTAGACTGGCGACGTGGGAAAACTGCAGCTAGTCCAAGATCCGGAGGCCGACGCCCTACTGGA
Coding sequences within:
- a CDS encoding DUF732 domain-containing protein; this encodes MRRVIAPLFVAVVTALALAATANAIPDQGTPAFDEYMQGLERNGFHLNPDTAWRVAHQACMGGVPGYIGLELAAQGVFGPGSEQRVYDVARKYACPVQ
- a CDS encoding DUF485 domain-containing protein, with protein sequence MSETDLPERVAPTGEQFLAMQASPEFQELRTRLRRFVFPMTAFFLAWYALYVALGAFAHDFMAIRVFGNINVGLLIGLGQFLTTFLITGLYVRFANRELDPRATAIREELEGP